A window of Solanum stenotomum isolate F172 chromosome 9, ASM1918654v1, whole genome shotgun sequence genomic DNA:
ACTAGAAAAATTGGTAAGTTCCTTGACATCTAATCattgataaaaatttaaattattattttcttctgcGAAAGTTTAAAAGAttaaattaatgattttaaaaaataatataacaagTAACTCATTCActatttgtaattaattattttcaatgattattaaaaaatgtataaGTCACGTACatgtttgtattattattagttattacattattttatattcacttaattttaaatcatttttctattatactttaacacaaatttaaaaatgtaaagaatattttgaacttttttaattcgaaaaaaatatatgcaaaaTGTACTAACATGTCATTTAatcttataataatatttaacaTTTCATgtgcaaaaaatttaaataataaattgttaatatgaaaaaaaaataatttattaataaaacataaaaataataaaggacaaataggtaaaaatatttgaattatttgatattttatgaaattaaaatataaattaatatatagccGTGCAATGCGCATAAAAATGatatattcactattttttctaataatcctttcattttacatgtattatatgtaaattaaaatatattttttcaaaaactttttttttgacatATTTCCCCCAAAATTACTTTATGTAAactaattttttccattttttttttaaaggcaCCCTAATTTTCTTTCTCCGCGCGAAACACAGGCCGGAAAGAGGAAATTGTTGCCGCCGGTGTTTGCCGGCAAGTGAAGTCATGGCAGAATCAGTAAAGGGAACGGTGACGTCACTATCCTCACTGTTTCCGGTGGAAGAAGCACAGAAAGCAGCGAAGCGTGTGGAGGAAACTATATCGGAGCGGCAGAAGCAGCTGGACCAGCTCCGAGATTTTGCCGCCGACAACAATACTCTTATTAACCTTGTTCAGCGACTCCCCGATGAGCTCCATCATGATATCATGGTGAATTTTGTTTACTgtacttcttttatttttgaatggaTAGTAGAGTGTTATATGCTTGTTGCATGTCTAGGCGATTAATGCGTTCGAGTTTTTGCAACTTTTCAGGTTCCGTTTGGTAAAGCTGCATTTTTTCCTGGTCGATTGATTCACACCAATGAATTTCTGGTAATTTATTCGCTAAGCGATTTCAGTAGTAGTAGTTGTAGTATTGCTCAGTTTCGATTTCTATTATTACTTGTTGGTTTTTGTACTATTgcaatcatattattttgttgtagttactgTCTGCAATTTTTGTTACTATCTGCTATTTCTTGTACTTCTATTACTTTTTTTCTGGACTGTCACTATTTTTTCCTTGAGCCGAGGGTTTATCACAAACAATGTCTCTACCTTTGAGGTAGGGATAAGGTTCTCGTACACTTTGCCCACCCCAGAACCCACTTTGTGGTATTATAGTAGGTAtgctgttgttgtaagcaaTTTCAGTAGTATGAGCCTTTTTTCTTGTGTCGTTTCAgcaaacaaaaacaacaacgtACCCAGTGTGTAATCCATAAGTGGAGTCTGGAGAGTGTGATGTGTATGCAGCCTTGCCCCTATCTTGGGAAGGTTGTTAAGGTAGAGACGTTGTTTCCGATAGATCTCGGATCaagtaaaaaatatcaaatcagTAAGAAAGGGAAGTACATTAGTGAAGAAACCATACATATAGAAAATAGTGGAGAAAAGAACAGTAGTAACAACAAATAGTATGCTAACCAAAggtaataataaaatagaagaaTGAAGTAATATGAGAATACTAAAGACAATACTAACAAGCGATACTCGAGGTGCAATAACAGGGGCGGAATCAGAGTTCTGACAAGGGGATTCAAAAATGCCACACTTGAGAGTTGAACCTGTTAAGgggattcaaaattttatatatgcTTAAAAAATCCTTTTTACCTTATTTAGGCAGTAAAACTTTCCGGTGAATCCCCTCCATTGTATGTGGCTTTGCCACTGGGTGCAAGGCTTATCTGTTGATTGTACATGATACTAAATGCAGAAAATTTTGGCCTTCCTGCATAaagtttttgtctttctttctgGATTAAagggaaactttttttttcctgtcAGAAGCTCTTCCTTGATCAAACTCCCATTATGTGCAAAGTATTTCTTGTCGCAAGCCCAAATAAGGGAGGAGGATTGTGATAAGTTGATGACTGTTATAAGAATAGTATCACTATGATGAATCCTCTTAATGACCTAAGTAGAGCAGAATGAGTAGAGCGGAATCGGTATAGTCGGCCCAACTAGTTGGGATTGAGCTGTCGTTGATCTATTGCCGGTTCTCTTCCTTGATCAAAATGAACCATTTCTTTAAAACTGTCCAATCGGATGatttattgattaatatatCAGTAAAACTGGAAAGGTTATTGTTCTCCAACGAGGCATCTGATAGTGGTAGGATCTtctttgccaaatcatggaaAATGCTTCATTTCCTCTTTCCTGAattctcatttattatttttttgcatcTGTTTGATAAGTCTAAGTCTCTGCTGTTTAGACAATCATTTCTAAGTTTAAAACCTAAGATTTAACTTACTATTTTGTCTGGCTAAATAGCAAGTGATCTTTGGTTAATTATGAAAatatgcttcttcttttttttttactgacaaatacctgaaatttTGCTCTTAGATTCCTTTTCTAGTTGTAActttttgaatataattttctacttcACTCGTGTATGCAGGTTCTTCTAGGAGAGGGTCATTATGCTGAGAGGACAGCGAAGCAAACAGTTGAGATAATGAACAGAAGAGGGAAGGCATTGGAGGTCCAAGTGGAGTCTGTAAAGGCTTTAATGCAAGACCTTAAGGCTGAGGCCTCATTTTTTTGTGCTACAGCTTCTGAGGCAGCGGTATGCTTGTTGGTTCTGTCATATGGTGCTTGAACATTTTGACATGGTACTGCTTTCCTAAGTGTTTGAGTTACTAATATGTTATGATAGAACTACCATGTTTAGAAGTGCTAGAAAGCTTATTTGGATGCAGCAGGTAATGATAATAGAACTTCAGTGTTTCAAGTGATACAGAAACTTATTTGGTGATATGACATGAGAGTGTGTTGGGACTTAAATTTGAGAAATGCAAAAACTTGAGTTAGTTTGAGATGACTTGATATTGACTTGCCTATTTGGTGTGAATCTTTTGATAGATACTTCTCACTGGTTTGCTTGTCATATGAATGTATATGTGCACCGTAAGCATTAGTTGATAGTTGGGATGTTCACAGTTTGATTTATTGTATTACTCCCTTCATCCCAATTTAAATGTCTTACTTTCCTATTTTATctgtcccaaaaagaatgtcctTTCTAAATTTAGTAAGTTTTCCAATTCCAACATTCTACCTGGCAAGTTTAAGATCATAAGCTTTAAAGTACTACacacatctttaatttaagatcacaagattcaaaagtctccctttatttcttaaacttcgtgcttAGTCAAACTAAGACACTAAAATTGGGATAGACGgagtaatttttctttttgtttgtgcATATTCGTTTTAGTTTCTGTAGTTCAGATAATTATATCAATTTGATGATTCCAATCAATCTTTGACAGGAGGGTCTTGTGGAGATAAGAGAAGACTATGTTGAGGAAACTTCTCCTAAAGAGGCATCTATGATAGGCATGTTCCACCTGTTACTGGTTTATGTCTTACATATAATAGTCGAATTAATGTTGATGTTATACTCTGCtagttataaatttttttcttgattagtAAAAAGCATCTTTAAATGTTTCTGCTATCAGAATCAGGGGCGGAACTAGAGTGTAGGAAGCGAATTCAGCAGAACCCAGTTGTTTTTTGTTCAAACCCTGTATTTGTCTTGTGAAAATTTATCTACAAATTATTGATTTAGAACCAAGTAGCTCAAAAAGACTAAAATTCTGAGCTCATAAGCTTCAAATTCTGCCTTTGCCTCTTATCAGaatgttattgctataaattTTGTAACATGTCTAATTGAAGTTATAGGCTCATCTATGAGATGCTAATGTATTGGATAATTCTCTGTTTTTATGTTGCTATGGAAAAGAACCTCTCCGAAGAAGTTGACGCATGCTTTTTGATTGTTAGGTGTTACACTGCTAATTATATATGGTTGGTGTTTTGATGGATCCTAAATTTTATGGAGAAAACATTGTTCAAATCTCAGTCTTGAAAGTGAGCAAAATGTTTGGCATGTTTTAGAATTTTTATTGTGAACAAGTGGGAGTAATGATAGAACTGTAAACTATTGAAAACGTGTTTTTAATACAAGACCCATAACGTCAAACATAATATAAGTTCCTAAGGCCTGTAGAAACTTGAAAATCTAAACCACCATTTGTTATTTGGACTATCTTTATCGAGTTCATTGAACATTGACAAGTTAATCATCATCCACTTAGTTTAATCATTTCCACCCTGCTAGATATTGTTAGAGACAGAAGCAGAGTCTCTAATGCGTCTGACTGATTTTATATCGACTATTGGATGTGTTAGAGGTAGCTTTTATAGTTTCTTTCCACATGTGAAAAGCAACTAAGGCATCAGGCTTTCTACTGTCCTTTCATGGACCAATATCTTAAGTGTAACCAAGGGGATgcttttttcatatatattgcGCACATGGATGGAGGGACGAAAGAGCAGCTCTACTCCCTGTGTTGTGAAGATGGCTTTCTGAAGTAATCTTCCAGTGTTGTGATGAGAGTTCTTACCTTCAGCAACATTCACTAGTCTTTGGTGGTTCTTTGATTTGTgattctatttctttctttttttgatcgTTTTGATTTGTGGTTCTACTTGTAACCAAGCATCACTTAATTGCTCTGAATTGCAGCTTATTTCATTCACTGAGCTTTCTTAACTGCTTGAAACTCAGGTATCGTGGAACCCGAGCTTCCTAGTTCTTCTCAAGCTAAAGGTGTATCTCATGTTAAAGATAAGGAATATGATCGCATATTTTCCCGACTTGCTGAACtcgaaaaggaagaagaagaagctgaAAATGCCAATCAAGAAGAGCTAGGTAGTGATGACTCGGATGTCAGCCCAGGTCATGTTAtcttagaagaagaaatgaaaagttTAGAGGTCAGTTACATGTTGTTGAACTTAAATAGAAAGTTTGACTCTTGGAATACACAAATTTTATGCTTCTGTAGTTTTTGCTAAATTGCATTTGACATGTTGCTTGATGCATAACTTTGGCAAGCTCAAGGAAAGAGGTGAATCTTCAAGATTTCAGTCCCTTGAAAAGTTTCCTGATCACTGGCATGTGAGTAACCCTTCCCTTCTACCTAAGATGTGTATTCTTGACTTGCATCTTTTCTTATTCTACCATATACTGTGAAGGGATTTGCTTGGTTCTCAAATAATTTTCCCGACAATCTATgaatttgtttgttatttttcaactaatctatttgaaatttttatgtgCAGGTTGAAGGTTCAAAAGCAACATCTAAAGGTAAGCCTTGTCCCCAGAAGAAAGAATTGTGAACTATATACACTCCATCTGCCACTTGCCTATTGAATTTCTGAAATTACTTGTATAGTAATGTGTTAATAGATTTCATCATCCCAAAGCAACTGCCCAGATGGAGAGAGTCAATTTAGGGTAATTCAGAACCTTCTTGGAATTACTTGTGCATGAACTATAAATAACTGATCAACCCAAAACAACTATCCGCTAGGAATTTTAGTTAGTCTCTCAACTACTGATAAGGTACTCAATGCTGGTGGTTTatctttgatgtcattcttctGTGTAGAACTTTCTACTTTTTGTCAAACTTGTGTGTGGGGTCTACTCTTTTCTGAATTTCTGGTAGTGTTTACTTATCGAAGACGGTTTCTGGTGCTCTGttcagtatttttttttaaattcatctTCGAGGATAGAATTAGAAGCAGCGTTGGCCTTTCCTTTTTCACCTCCTATCTATAGTTATCAAAGTATGTTGTTTTCATGAAATATCATcgaacaactttcacatatagcaaatataaaaatcatatttgtatgttataactatagtttgcataattgcgctccaaaacaaattttatgtttgctatggagcttttgatttgtataattcgctacaaacatccagttttatacaaattgttcagttttgtataaattcatttatatattgtaatttgtataattataagtgtataggacgaaaatatatgtatttgtatttgtatatacacttttctctcgctttatacaaacacaaattcattttatattgaaatgtataaaatgactaattgtatatcgaatcagatggctaattgtatatcgaatcagatggcaaaaaaaggaaatgtttgctgcgaattacaattaatataaactatggctataacatttaatttgatttaatagtttgctatttcatataAGTTTCCCAATATCAAATCATTCAGAGGACGCTTGCAGCTGTCTTTGTTTTTCTGTCATTGTTGATAAACTCTGCCAgttcttcctcaatttttcttttcctgAGGATTATTCAATTTGCAAGTTCCTTTTTTCTTTAACTTCTGTTTCTCTTAAAAGATCGCATTGTACCAGAAAACTGCTTACCTGGGAATCTAGCTTATGGAAAATTCAATTTGACTGAGAGTGCTCCCATGGAACCTCAAGCGAAAGAGGATGTTGAGGCTCCTGTTATAGCTGAAACCAAAGTACGATTCTGTGCCTCGTATTTGTTCTTACCTAGAAGGTTCCATGCATGTCTTGCTGTTCTATTATCTTCATCATAATAACACAGTTCCGTGCATGTTTTGCTGTATTGCATCATTCCAGAGTTAAGAACTAAAGAAATTTATCTGACTGCTTTATTACAGGCTGATGCTCGTCCCTCTGAACCACAATTCGACAGCAGTAAGGTATGTTCGTGCATGATTTTAATATTATCTGATCTATTAAGAAGGGGATATATGATCTGACAATATGCTCTGCAGGCTTTTACTGGTAGTATCGTAGAACACAATAGTGATGTTAATTCAAAGGTGCAATCTGTCAGTCGCAGCTCGAAGCCAGTATCAAGGTTCAAGATGCAGAGAAAGTAGCTGCAATTAGTAGATTGTCAGCTCAGCCTCAAGATGTAGAGAAAGTAGAATTGGAAGGGGAACTACTTATATTCCAAAACAATCTGCTCTATTGAGAGTGCCAATTGTTTGTTCTCAAATACAATGTATACTTGTTGCCATTGATCTAGTGCTGGCTATACGCCAGAACGAATGAAGATATACAGACACAATTGGAAAGCGAAAACCCTGCCTAAAAGCTTTCATgtacacatttttttaaaaaaat
This region includes:
- the LOC125878020 gene encoding uncharacterized protein LOC125878020 isoform X1 translates to MAESVKGTVTSLSSLFPVEEAQKAAKRVEETISERQKQLDQLRDFAADNNTLINLVQRLPDELHHDIMVPFGKAAFFPGRLIHTNEFLVLLGEGHYAERTAKQTVEIMNRRGKALEVQVESVKALMQDLKAEASFFCATASEAAEGLVEIREDYVEETSPKEASMIGIVEPELPSSSQAKGVSHVKDKEYDRIFSRLAELEKEEEEAENANQEELGSDDSDVSPGHVILEEEMKSLELKERGESSRFQSLEKFPDHWHVEGSKATSKDRIVPENCLPGNLAYGKFNLTESAPMEPQAKEDVEAPVIAETKADARPSEPQFDSSKAFTGSIVEHNSDVNSKVQSVSRSSKPVSRFKMQRK
- the LOC125878020 gene encoding uncharacterized protein LOC125878020 isoform X2: MAESVKGTVTSLSSLFPVEEAQKAAKRVEETISERQKQLDQLRDFAADNNTLINLVQRLPDELHHDIMVPFGKAAFFPGRLIHTNEFLVLLGEGHYAERTAKQTVEIMNRRGKALEVQVESVKALMQDLKAEASFFCATASEAAEGLVEIREDYVEETSPKEASMIGIVEPELPSSSQAKGVSHVKDKEYDRIFSRLAELEKEEEEAENANQEELGSDDSDVSPGHVILEEEMKSLELKERGESSRFQSLEKFPDHWHVEGSKATSKENCLPGNLAYGKFNLTESAPMEPQAKEDVEAPVIAETKADARPSEPQFDSSKAFTGSIVEHNSDVNSKVQSVSRSSKPVSRFKMQRK